One genomic window of Candidatus Thermoplasmatota archaeon includes the following:
- a CDS encoding nucleotidyltransferase domain-containing protein, which yields MSLEAAEKWRAAERAYRPTAERLLWALAPDWAVSGVYEARFDMTKPALQRALDGLVRAGFAESRVRRTSRGRVKEYRARPFSIAWIRRPRFSVAWTATGSVPAGRELLLQVDEGEFRDDLVRVLQAVGASPFAANVRFVVLFGSVAAGEATWKSDLDVIFLVDAAMTATRADLRDRLADPDLGLAHPVRPFFASPSEFVASDGTVYREARMNGIIIAGDLDRGEDVWAAMARYRVTSDS from the coding sequence ATGTCCCTGGAGGCCGCCGAAAAGTGGCGCGCGGCCGAACGCGCCTACCGACCCACGGCCGAGCGTCTTCTCTGGGCGCTTGCTCCGGACTGGGCCGTGTCCGGCGTCTACGAAGCCCGGTTCGACATGACCAAGCCCGCACTGCAGCGGGCGCTCGACGGCCTCGTGCGCGCCGGTTTCGCGGAGTCGCGGGTCCGGAGGACGTCGCGCGGGCGCGTGAAGGAATACCGCGCGCGACCGTTTTCAATCGCGTGGATCCGACGACCCCGCTTCTCGGTCGCCTGGACCGCGACGGGGTCCGTGCCCGCCGGGCGCGAACTGCTCCTCCAAGTCGACGAGGGCGAATTCCGGGACGATCTCGTGCGCGTCCTGCAGGCGGTCGGCGCGTCCCCCTTCGCCGCGAACGTCCGCTTCGTCGTCCTCTTCGGTTCGGTCGCCGCGGGCGAAGCCACGTGGAAGAGCGACCTCGACGTCATCTTCCTCGTCGACGCGGCGATGACCGCCACGCGCGCCGACCTCCGCGATCGGCTCGCCGATCCCGACCTGGGTCTTGCGCATCCGGTGCGCCCGTTCTTCGCGTCGCCTTCGGAGTTCGTGGCGAGCGACGGCACCGTTTATCGCGAAGCCCGGATGAACGGCATCATCATCGCGGGCGATCTCGACCGCGGTGAGGACGTCTGGGCCGCGATGGCGAGGTATCGGGTTACCTCGGACTCATGA
- a CDS encoding HEPN domain-containing protein, with protein MRDYLAAAVLAAEDARVAPAHNLAIHALELGLKAAILAAEGALARRHNPGGEFGRLYRDAVDAARLRRVNRILNRYNDGRYPGGDIPLAEEVEADLAFIASFLDGPPAGPRRPRPARPLTLLCFGDLG; from the coding sequence ATGAGGGACTATCTCGCCGCCGCGGTCCTCGCGGCGGAGGACGCCCGCGTCGCGCCCGCCCACAACCTCGCAATCCACGCGCTCGAGCTGGGCCTCAAGGCCGCCATCCTCGCCGCCGAGGGCGCGCTCGCGCGTCGCCACAACCCGGGCGGCGAATTCGGGCGGCTCTACCGCGACGCGGTGGACGCGGCGCGGCTCCGGCGGGTGAACCGCATCCTGAACCGTTACAACGACGGCCGCTATCCCGGCGGCGACATCCCGCTTGCGGAGGAGGTCGAGGCGGACCTCGCCTTCATCGCGTCCTTCCTAGACGGACCTCCCGCGGGCCCTCGCCGGCCGCGGCCCGCCCGACCCCTGACCCTTCTTTGTTTCGGCGACCTCGGGTGA